One Lepus europaeus isolate LE1 chromosome 17, mLepTim1.pri, whole genome shotgun sequence genomic window, AGCTCGCAGCCGCATGTGGAAAAGTTTGGTTCCTCTAACGGCTAAGCAGGGAGCTCTGTATGACTCAGCAGCTCCAACCTGCGTGTGGGGGCTGTGACAAGTGCGTGGAaaatttgcattatctttttttaagatttattttatttacttatttgaaagtcagagttacacagagagaggaaaggcagagagagagagagagagagagagagagagagaggtcttcatccgctggttcactccccaaatagccacaacggccagagctgtgccaatccaaagccaggatccaggagcttcctctgggtctcccacgtgggtgcaggggttcaaggacttgggccaccttctactgctatcccaggctatcgcagagagctggatcagaagaggagcagccgggactagaaccaacgcccatatgggatgctggtgcttcaggccagggctttaacccactgcaccacagcgctggtccccacgttaccttttaattccattttccacaaaactttggaAGCCCCCTCATGTTTTTGTATAGATATAAAATGattgaaggggctggcgctatggcgcactaggttaatcctccacctgtggcaccggcacccatatgggcatggttcttgtccctgctgctcctcttccaattcagctctctgctgtggcctgagaaaacagtagaagatggcccaagtccttgaacccctgcacccacatgggagacccagaggaagctcctggatcctggctttggagtggcacagctctggccgttgtggccatctggggagtaaacaggagatggaagacctttcactctctgcctttctctatctgtaactctacctgtcagataaacaaatgaaatctttaacattaaaaaaactgaaatgattgaaagcagggactccagcaggtgtgtgtgtgcctacATTTATAGCAGTATCATTTATGGTACCAAAGTGGGAAACAACATGAGTGTCCATTGATGGACAGAGTGTGGTCCAGATGCATAGTGGGGGTCATTCAGGTATTCAGAGCCTGGGGAAGGACGTGTTGCtcctgctacattgtagagagaCCCCGAGAACACTGCTGGGAGAACTGATGTGGCTGACCCACTAGAGCAGGCAAGTCCAAGAGACAGAGAGTACAGTAGAAgttgccaggggccagggcagtcttttttttttttttttttaaggttaactCTGACCAGatgatcctttttttaaaaagacatatttatttatttgaaagtcagagttacagagagagagagagaaggagaggcagagagagagagagagagggagggagggagggagggagggagggaggtattccttccgatggttcactccccaattggatgcaatggccggagctgcgctgatctgaagccaggagccaggagcttcctccgggtctcccacaagggtgcaggggcccaaggacttgggccatcttccactgctttcccaggccatagcagagagctagatcggaaatggagcagccaggactcgaaccagtgcccatattggatgccagcactgcaggccacggctttaccaggtacaccacagcactggcccccttttttttatttttttattttttaggtttatctttagttatttgaaaggcagagttacatagagagagagaaagagagagaatgtttccatttgctggttcactccccagatggctataacagttggggctgggccaggctgaagccaggagcttcatctggttcactcgtgggtgcaggggcccaagcacttgggccatcctctgctgccttcccaggcacattagcagggaactggatcagaagtggagctgctgggccttgaactggcatccatatgggatgctggcattgtaggcagtggcttatcctgtgccatagcactggctcctatatatatattttttaatttgagaggcagatagaaagaaACAGGCAGAAGGtgtctgtcctctggttcacctcccaaatgcctacaaaagctgggccagggccaagctgaagcaggaactcaatccaggtctcccgtgtgggtggcagggaaccaactccttgagccatcactgctgtttcccagggtctgcactggcaggaagctggagtcaggagccagagctgagaatcaaacccaggcaccctgatgtagGACacatgtgtactttttttttttttataagattttatttattcatttgaaaggcagtgttacagagaggcagaggcagagagaaagagaactttcatccactggttcattcccaaaatggccgcaacggccagagctgggctgatccgaagccaggagccaggagcttcctctggatccccaacacaggtgcaggggcccaagcacttgggccatcctccactgccttcccaggccacagcagagaactggatcagaagtggagcatcgggtcttgaaccagtgcacacatggaatgccagcactgcaggcggcagctttacccactataccacagcactggccctgacacacgtggcttaaccactaggctacacACTTGCTCGGAAGTCAGTGTTTAATGGGAACGGACTTTTTGTTGAGGAGGATGGAGAATTTTTCAGTACAAATATAGTGATGGTTACAACATCGTAAGCACAGTTAATACCACTGATGGCCAGTTGCACACTTACGAGTGGCTGATAAGATAAATGTTACGTTACCTACATTTTACCATGTTAGAAAAAAGCAAGTGCCAGGGTGGCATGTTTTTCCCCTCCAGTGTCCCCCCCGTGGGGGGTCGCCTCCAGCCACTTCTAGTGTTGTGTTGACATGCTGGGGGAGCCTGTGAGGGAGACCCCAGGGAGCAGTGCCAAATGCCCGAGGGACCCTTCCAGGGCCCTGCAGTGGGACCACTAGGGGAGGCGGACAGCGTGAGGGGCTGGCCCCAGCCACCACGGGAGCCGTCCGTCCACCTGTCGGTTGTTGGGAAGGCTGGAGGAGCTGCTGCAGGCACAGTGGGCCCTGGGACGTGCTCTTTGCTCCTGTTCACCTCCTGCTTTGTGGGAGAGAAATGGAAGCGAAGGGGCAGGAAAGGGAGCGAGTCTCTCTGGGTTTCTCCAGCTTGGGAAAATGCTTTACCGAGTGACATCACAGAAAGCCCTCGAACTAGGCTGCCtggtggagtgacaggtgtgGCTGATGGAGGCGTCCTTGTCTATCACAGCCTCCTGCTGGTGGCAGGACGCACCGGACCCTGGCCACCTGGAGTTGATGCCTGAGAGTGGACAGGAGGGGAGGTGGTCATTTTGCTCGGGAGGCTGGACTTCCTAGGCGCAAGCCGGGGTCCTGCCAGCATGCTGACGTCAGCGCGTCCTGCATATGGAGCCCGGAGCAGCTGCTGCAGAGGGGAACTGTGAGCCCCAAGGAGCAGCAAACAGCAAAACTCAGCAGCCGTCCTGGCTCTGGTTGGACGGGGCTGAGTCCCTGGCCGTcagggaaacagaggcaggaggaggtggggcttGTGGATTGTGCCCACCATGCAGACTGGTGAAGATGGGGGGCTGCTGGTCCTGCTCCATCCTGAGTGTCGGGCTGGACCACGTGCGGCTCTACAGAAATCGGGGTTCACACCTCTTGTTTTACAGCAGGGGACCCTGGAGTGTGGAGGAACGGAGTTCCTTGTCCTCAGGTCTGGTTGAGGTCCAGGTGAGTCCCGGACCTAAATCGGGCTTCATATGGCTGGTCTCTGGGGACGGGTCTGGGTGTGTGCCAGGCTGAGGTCTCTTCCTTGGCGGCCTGGATGCCAGTCCTCAGCAGCTTTCTAGGTCTTGTCTGTGACTGAGTGTGTCTGCTCCTGTGCGCCCCAACTCTAACCGTCCCTTGAGACTCTGTTGTGACCTTGGTCTCCACTGCACCAGACCCCTCCCCACACCATCCAAGACAGTGAACACTGGACAGATGCTCAGTCTGTCCTGGACCCTAGGGGCCCTGTGGCCAGCTGGGCTATGGAAATAAGGCTGGAAAGGACCTCATGAGGCAGTAGAGGAGGGAGGGGACCCCAGGAGCAGGCCAAGGTAAGGCCCCCACCCCTCTAGGCCAAGCGTGTACCAGCTTTGCCCAGAGAGAGACACCTGAGCTGGAGCTGTCGCCTGTCCAGCTGCTGACAGGTGCACTGAGAAGCGAGAGCAGTGCATCACCTTCCCCGAGAGGCTCTCATTTCTGTCGTCACCCACAGAGaggtgccagcccagccccatttCCGTCCAGCAGGTGGAGTTCATCCCATCTGTGCCTCCCTCACAGAAGGAGAGCGAGGAGAAGCTGCTTTTACCGGAcccagctggatctgggccagagATTAGATACGCGGAAGCCCTGGGCCACGGTCAGGGCTGGAGTTGTAAGGAGGCAGGTGCGTGAAATACGAAGGCCCTGGTGAGGTTTCCCACGGACAGCTGTCGTAGGAGGCAAGGAGCTCTCCATCTCTGGGAGAGTTCAAACAGGGACCAGAAGATTCCTTGGCAGAGTCACTCATCCACCCGATACTTTTCATTCATCAAATTATTGCCTGTTGATTCAACTGTGAGCAAGATAGAGATGGCTCGTGGCCACACAGTGCTGTGATGGGGAAGTACCAGGGACTACTGGAGCGGGGTGGAGGGGGTGTGACCCAGGCCTGGCAGTCAGGGAAGGTTTCCTGGAGGAAGCAGCTCAAAGAGGACATGGGTGGAGAAGAGAAATTCCAGAAAGAGGGGGCAGCCTGCATGAAAAGTCAGACAGAGCCTGACCCAGGTCCCCACAAAGCCAGTAGTCTTCCCACAGCCATGTTGGAGTGGAGCGCTCAGGACTTgtagatgctggcatcccatatgaatcgctgctgctccacttctgatccagctccctgccaatgcacctgggaaagcagtgcaaggtgTCCcaaatgctcctggctttgatctggcccagccctatccattgtggccatttggggagtaaaccagcagttagaatctcctctctctgtgtaactctgcctttcaaataaatacacaattcttaaaaaacaaaacataaaaaagactCCTATCTTGTGCCAGGGCTGTTGCCTGAGCCAGGCCCACCCTCGCCCCAAGGATTTGCTTTCTCTAAGGGGCGCGGCCCACACCCAGCCCATTTTCGTTATTACACAGTGCTAGCATTTTCACTGTCTCATGCTGTCTTTGGGTGTGTGGCTGTGAGCAGAAGCATTTAAAAATGGGTTTCAACCAGGCTTTGCGACCTTGCTGGTCCCTCCATGCCCCTTGGAAACTGACAGTAAAATACTGTTGCTTGGCAGGTGGGTGCCAGGCAAACCTCACCAACCTCAGCCTCTGCCCTTGACAATGACTCTGTGCAGCCAAGTCCCCACACATCTAGGAAGCTGCCCTGAATCTTGCCCCCACCCTGTGGGCCTGCATGCcgatgcctggctccagccacgGGCACACAGACCATTTCATTTTAACACGGGAATCAGAGGTCTTGGGCCGCCTGTGTGCCAAGGCCAGGAGGCCCTCCAAGACTCCCCCGTTAGACCCACGGCCCTTGCCCTTCAAATTGAGTGATGGGGGGAGCTTTGCAGTCAGTGCCAGTGGATTCTGTAGGATGCAGGGTTTGCAAAACTGATAGCCTGGGGTCAGGGCCGGCCAGTGTTCGTGTCCCCGTCAGCCTGTGCTGTGGATAGCCGCAGGGGTTTATTTTCACCAGGTCCAGTTGGGATGTGTGGTtactctgggaaagcagaagcctGCGTAGCACTGGGCTCCCACGCCTGGCTGGAGCAGAGCTCTAAGCGCCTCTTTGGGCATGAGACCCGTGCTCTCCAGGCCACCACAGTCCTCGCCATTCCCTGTTGTCTTGCCTCCAGGAGCTGGATGCCCCACAGTTCATGCATGGGTTCTCTGATCAGAGAGTTAGGGAGGTAAGAGGTTTTGAGCCCCTACGTTTGCATCCCGGATGAGAATCAGCTTCCGCATgttacctgcctgcctgcctgcctgcctttgcaTGTGGGTTGTTGGTGGGGAAGCTGACCCCCGGGGATGTGTTTGGCCCCTGTCTTCTGCTCTGCCATAGCACCCCCATTATGGCTGCTGTCAAGCTGTGCGTGCACTTGACCTGAGAAGCAACGTGTGCCACACAAAGGAGCCAATGGAACAAGTGAGGCAGGAGGGTTAGATCTACAAAGATGAAGCCTTGCTCCCTGGAGAGGATTGCAAGAGGAGGGGCTCTGAGGACGAGCTCTGGGCAGTGTGGCGGGAAGggcctcctggcccctgcctaaCCCTGCTGGTAGCTATTTGAGTGTGGCAGGGCCACGGCCTTTTGGAGGGGGGATTCAGGGTTGGCCTCTGAACTCAGACATCTCAAGGAAAAAGTTGGAGCCTCAGTTTTCCATTCATTTAATGAGAATAAACAGACTGGCCCGGGCTTCCATAGTGAGAGCCCCTTTCTGTCTGAGTATCTTGGGGCCTCTTAGAGCTCACTGCTGTCACCACACAGCCCCACTCCGGTTCCCAGGGGGCTCCCCCAAAAGCCCTTGGGGAGCATATTCCAGGCAGGTTTCCCCTCCCAGGTGGGGCAAGCATCTGGCACGGTAGAGGAACCTCAGATGGCCACGGTTCAGGTTGCAGCTCACCTCATGTGAGCCCGACTTTGGAGACTGGTCACAGGTGCCAAGGAGGTCATCATCCCAGCCATGGTCCGCATCCCAGACCTGTACCCTGAGGGGTCCCCGCGTGGCCAGGATCACGTCCCCAAAGTCCAGGCGTGTCGTCCACCTGGGGTTGTTGTTGTTCCACACGGTGTCTGTCCTCAGCTGCTGGCCACCGAAGAAGACCTTCACATAGGCGTCCGTGGCCGTGATCCAGTCCCCCCGCAGGCCTGTGGCCTGGAAGTTCATGACCTCCAGCCGGGCCAGGCCCCACTTCCGTGGACAGCAGTCCTGGCTGGTGACCTCTGAGCTTGAGCACTGGCACTGGCATGGGTTGTGGGGATTCTTCTGCTGCCCTGGGGGGCAGGGCCGGCTACAGTCCCTCCAGCGTGCCCTGCCCAGCAGGTACTTGCTCACTGCTTGCCTCAGAGCCTCCCGCCGCGGGTCCTGGCtctccaggagcaggtgcaggggctccaggctGTAGTCCACCAGGCCAGGGCTGGCGGAGAGTGAGGCCACCCAGGCTGAGAACTGCTCGGGCCCGGCCTGGTGCCCAAACAGCAGGTCGTGGATGGAGGCATGGTGGCCGCCAACCACTTGGGAGTGGCGTTCGTGGAAAGTCTGGTGGAAGGAGGTGGTCATCTtgtgcttctgctgcttttcctggcagGCCTTGTACTCAGA contains:
- the PRF1 gene encoding perforin-1 — its product is MATGLLLLGFLLLLLPAPTPAPCYTAARSECKRVRRFVPGAWLAGEGVDVTSLRRSGSFPVDTHRFLRPDGTCTLCKNLLQQGALQRLPLALTHWRAHGSACQRHVARAKVSSTEEVARDAANSIKNDWRVGLDVNPEPSSDVHMTVAGSHSQEANFAAQKTHQDQYSFYTDSVECRLYSFHLVHKPPLHPDFSRALRDLPPDFNTSTEPHYHRLITNYGTHFIRAVELGGRISALTALRTCQLALDGFTTDEVGDCLTVEAQVSIGGQASTSSEYKACQEKQQKHKMTTSFHQTFHERHSQVVGGHHASIHDLLFGHQAGPEQFSAWVASLSASPGLVDYSLEPLHLLLESQDPRREALRQAVSKYLLGRARWRDCSRPCPPGQQKNPHNPCQCQCSSSEVTSQDCCPRKWGLARLEVMNFQATGLRGDWITATDAYVKVFFGGQQLRTDTVWNNNNPRWTTRLDFGDVILATRGPLRVQVWDADHGWDDDLLGTCDQSPKSGSHEVSCNLNRGHLRFLYRARCLPHLGGETCLEYAPQGLLGEPPGNRSGAVW